A stretch of the Streptomyces sp. NBC_01428 genome encodes the following:
- the coaE gene encoding dephospho-CoA kinase produces MLKVGLTGGIGAGKSEVSRLLVEHGAVLIDADRIAREVVEPGTPGLAAVVDAFGEDVLTAEGTLDRPRLGSIVFADPEKLATLNAIVHPLVGTRSRTLEDDAPADAVVVHDVPLLAENGLAPLYELVIVVDARPETQLDRLVRLRGMTEDDARARMAAQAPREKRLAVADIVIDNDVPLADLERRVADVWGDLVRRARQPQE; encoded by the coding sequence ATGCTGAAGGTGGGCCTGACCGGCGGTATCGGCGCCGGCAAGAGCGAAGTGTCCCGGCTCCTCGTCGAGCACGGGGCGGTCCTGATCGACGCGGACCGCATCGCACGCGAGGTCGTCGAGCCCGGAACTCCCGGGCTGGCGGCGGTCGTCGACGCCTTCGGCGAGGACGTGCTGACGGCCGAGGGCACACTCGACCGGCCCCGGCTCGGCTCGATCGTCTTCGCCGACCCCGAGAAGCTCGCCACCCTGAACGCGATCGTGCACCCGCTCGTCGGCACCCGCTCGCGCACCCTGGAGGACGACGCCCCGGCGGACGCCGTCGTCGTGCACGACGTGCCCCTGCTCGCCGAGAACGGCCTGGCCCCGCTGTACGAGCTGGTGATCGTCGTGGACGCCCGCCCCGAGACCCAGCTCGACCGCCTCGTCCGTCTGCGCGGCATGACCGAGGACGACGCCCGCGCCCGTATGGCCGCGCAGGCACCGCGCGAGAAGCGGCTGGCCGTCGCGGACATCGTCATCGACAACGACGTGCCGCTCGCGGATCTGGAGCGACGAGTGGCGGACGTATGGGGCGATCTCGTGCGCAGAGCCCGGCAGCCCCAGGAATAG
- the pip gene encoding prolyl aminopeptidase, which yields MPLYPETEPYDHGMLDVGDGNRVYWEVCGNPDGKPALMLHGGPGSGCAPSFRRFCDPAKYRIVLLDQRGSGRSTPHASDSATDMSVNTTAHLIGDLEALRAHLGVDRWLVWGVSWGSVLGLRYAQTRPHAVSELVLTGVATGSDAEVALLTRGLGRIFPEAFDRFLAGLPEHGRAGNLAAAYNRLIESSDPEARERAARAWTDWETATVPAPPRSVERYEDPVFRMGFARTVTHYWGNGHFLGDGGDEGVVLRDAPLLDGVPGTLVQGSLDFGNLLGIVWRLHQAWPGSELVVVDDAGHGAGAAGTVEALIAATDRYAAGV from the coding sequence ATGCCCCTGTATCCGGAGACCGAACCGTACGACCACGGCATGCTCGACGTCGGGGACGGCAACCGCGTGTACTGGGAGGTCTGCGGCAACCCCGACGGCAAGCCCGCCCTCATGCTGCACGGCGGGCCGGGGTCGGGCTGTGCTCCGTCCTTCCGGCGCTTCTGCGATCCGGCGAAGTACCGCATCGTCCTGCTCGACCAGCGGGGCAGCGGCCGCTCCACCCCGCACGCGAGCGATTCCGCCACCGACATGTCCGTCAACACGACCGCGCACCTGATCGGCGACCTGGAGGCGCTGCGCGCCCACCTCGGGGTCGACCGCTGGCTGGTGTGGGGTGTGTCGTGGGGGTCGGTGCTGGGACTGCGGTACGCCCAGACCCGTCCGCACGCCGTGTCCGAGCTGGTGCTGACCGGGGTGGCGACCGGCTCCGACGCCGAAGTGGCCCTGCTGACCAGGGGACTCGGACGGATCTTCCCCGAGGCCTTCGACCGGTTCCTCGCCGGGCTGCCCGAGCACGGACGTGCCGGGAACCTCGCCGCCGCGTACAACCGGCTGATCGAGTCGTCCGACCCCGAGGCGCGGGAGCGGGCGGCCCGGGCCTGGACCGACTGGGAGACGGCGACCGTTCCCGCGCCGCCCCGCTCGGTCGAGCGGTACGAGGACCCCGTCTTCCGGATGGGCTTCGCCCGCACCGTCACCCACTACTGGGGCAACGGCCACTTCCTCGGGGACGGCGGCGACGAGGGGGTCGTCCTGCGGGACGCGCCCCTGCTCGACGGCGTTCCCGGCACGCTGGTCCAGGGCAGCCTCGACTTCGGGAACCTGCTCGGCATCGTGTGGCGGCTCCATCAGGCCTGGCCCGGCAGTGAGTTGGTGGTCGTCGACGACGCCGGACACGGCGCGGGCGCCGCCGGCACGGTGGAGGCACTGATCGCGGCCACGGACCGGTACGCGGCCGGGGTGTGA
- a CDS encoding DUF6343 family protein codes for MRTGSEPETARSALRLRFWLSAWGLVWAVAGTVAFVLAGRPGWAAACAVLWLLVTVDMVMIVRHIRQGPHYQPGRDVPPYEPVDERSAPPPNPPPRPPTQRHSKPSHP; via the coding sequence ATGCGTACGGGCAGTGAACCGGAGACAGCACGCAGTGCTCTGCGGCTGCGGTTCTGGCTGAGCGCGTGGGGCCTGGTCTGGGCCGTCGCCGGAACCGTGGCCTTCGTCCTGGCGGGACGGCCGGGCTGGGCGGCGGCCTGCGCGGTGCTGTGGCTGCTCGTCACCGTCGACATGGTGATGATCGTCCGGCACATCCGGCAGGGGCCGCACTACCAGCCGGGCCGTGACGTCCCGCCGTACGAACCGGTCGACGAGCGGTCGGCGCCGCCTCCGAACCCTCCTCCCCGCCCGCCGACGCAGCGCCACTCGAAGCCGTCGCATCCCTGA
- a CDS encoding uracil-DNA glycosylase — MVIGDRGPDGVGVAGGLERLDARIAGCRACPRLVAWREEVAATKRAAFADETYWGRPVPGFGPADASLLVVGLAPAAHGGNRTGRMFTGDRSGDVLYAALHDIGLASQGTSVHADDGLELYGVRITSPVHCAPPANKPTPEERDTCRPWLVQELELMRPTLRAVVVLGAFGWQAALPAFAASGWEVPRPRPVFGHGAHVTLDRPPGPDGAGPLELFGCFHVSQRNTFTGKLTPAMLRDVLRTAARTAGLPTLPDPG, encoded by the coding sequence ATGGTGATCGGTGATCGCGGGCCGGACGGGGTGGGCGTTGCGGGCGGACTGGAGCGGCTCGACGCGCGGATCGCCGGCTGCCGGGCCTGCCCGCGGCTCGTCGCCTGGCGCGAGGAGGTGGCCGCGACCAAACGGGCCGCCTTCGCCGACGAGACGTACTGGGGGCGTCCGGTGCCCGGCTTCGGACCGGCCGACGCGTCCCTCCTGGTCGTCGGACTCGCACCCGCCGCGCACGGCGGCAACCGCACCGGCCGGATGTTCACGGGGGACCGGTCGGGCGACGTGCTCTACGCGGCCCTGCACGACATCGGCCTGGCCTCGCAGGGGACCTCGGTCCACGCGGACGACGGCCTGGAGCTGTACGGCGTCCGCATCACCTCACCCGTGCACTGCGCGCCGCCCGCCAACAAACCCACGCCCGAGGAGCGGGACACCTGCCGTCCCTGGCTCGTACAAGAGCTGGAGCTGATGCGGCCCACGCTGCGGGCCGTGGTCGTCCTCGGCGCCTTCGGCTGGCAGGCGGCGCTGCCCGCCTTCGCCGCGTCCGGGTGGGAAGTCCCCCGTCCCCGGCCGGTGTTCGGCCACGGGGCCCACGTCACGCTGGACCGGCCACCGGGCCCGGACGGCGCCGGCCCCCTCGAACTCTTCGGGTGCTTCCACGTGAGCCAGCGGAACACCTTCACCGGAAAGCTCACCCCCGCCATGCTCCGGGACGTCCTGCGCACGGCGGCCCGCACGGCGGGGCTGCCGACCCTGCCCGACCCGGGTTAG
- a CDS encoding tetratricopeptide repeat protein yields MPETSGPTGRTPETHVIDFRAAEQLLGARDPQGAVKLLDRVIAAHPENTAARLLRARAFFAAAQLRPAELEFTIVLEREPDNAFAHFALARTYERQRRPEQAKRHFRLAAALDPNPQYLEAARFDS; encoded by the coding sequence GTGCCCGAGACCAGCGGACCGACCGGACGCACTCCGGAAACGCATGTCATCGACTTCCGTGCCGCCGAGCAATTGCTCGGCGCGCGTGACCCGCAGGGCGCGGTGAAGCTGCTCGACCGTGTCATCGCCGCGCACCCCGAGAACACGGCAGCGCGGCTGCTGCGCGCGCGTGCCTTCTTCGCCGCCGCGCAACTGCGCCCCGCGGAGCTCGAGTTCACGATCGTCCTGGAGCGCGAACCGGACAACGCGTTCGCGCACTTCGCGCTCGCCCGGACCTACGAGCGCCAGCGGCGCCCCGAGCAGGCGAAGCGCCACTTCAGACTGGCGGCCGCACTCGACCCGAACCCGCAGTACCTGGAAGCGGCACGGTTCGACTCCTAG
- a CDS encoding PAC2 family protein codes for MLDPQGLYAWEPKGLAVVDMALAEESAGLVMLYHFDGYIDAGETGDQIVDRALDSLPHQVVARFDHDRLVDYRARRPLLTFKRDRWTEYEEPTLDVRLVQDATGAPFLLLSGPEPDVEWERFAAAVQQIVERLGVRLSVNFHGIPMGVPHTRPVGLTPHGNRTDLVPGHRSPFDEAQVPGSAESLVEYRLMEAGHDVLGVAAHVPHYIARSPYPDAALTVLESITAATGLVLPGMAHALRTEAHRTQTEIDRQIQEGDEELVALVQGLEHQYDASAGAETRGNMLAEPVDIPSADEIGQEFERFLAEREGDS; via the coding sequence GTGCTTGATCCGCAGGGTTTGTACGCATGGGAGCCGAAGGGGCTGGCCGTGGTCGACATGGCACTCGCCGAGGAGTCGGCCGGTCTTGTCATGCTCTACCACTTCGACGGATACATCGACGCGGGTGAGACGGGCGACCAGATCGTCGACCGAGCCCTCGACTCGCTGCCCCACCAGGTCGTGGCCCGTTTCGACCACGACCGGCTCGTGGACTACCGGGCCCGCCGCCCGCTGCTGACGTTCAAGCGCGACCGCTGGACGGAGTACGAGGAGCCGACGCTCGACGTCCGCCTCGTCCAGGACGCCACCGGCGCGCCCTTCCTGCTGCTCTCCGGCCCCGAGCCGGACGTCGAGTGGGAGCGCTTCGCGGCCGCCGTCCAGCAGATCGTGGAGCGGCTCGGCGTCCGCCTCTCGGTGAACTTCCACGGCATCCCCATGGGCGTCCCGCACACCCGCCCGGTCGGCCTCACCCCGCACGGCAACCGCACCGACCTGGTGCCCGGCCACCGCAGCCCCTTCGACGAGGCGCAGGTCCCCGGAAGCGCCGAGTCCCTCGTCGAGTACCGCCTCATGGAGGCCGGACACGACGTGCTCGGTGTCGCCGCGCACGTGCCCCACTACATCGCGCGGTCGCCGTATCCGGACGCGGCGCTCACCGTCCTGGAGTCCATCACGGCCGCGACCGGCCTGGTGCTTCCCGGGATGGCGCACGCCCTGCGGACCGAGGCGCACCGCACCCAGACCGAGATCGACCGGCAGATCCAGGAAGGCGACGAGGAGCTCGTCGCCCTCGTCCAGGGGCTCGAGCACCAGTACGACGCCTCGGCCGGTGCCGAGACCCGCGGGAACATGCTCGCGGAACCGGTGGACATCCCGTCCGCGGACGAGATCGGTCAGGAGTTCGAGCGCTTCCTCGCGGAGCGTGAAGGCGACTCCTGA
- a CDS encoding M20/M25/M40 family metallo-hydrolase, which translates to MDTAAKVDALMDGLRADLERLAAIPSVAFPGFPAEPVRQAHDLLVGMLRDVGVERVERIDLPDTAPVIFAEIPPPSPDAPTVLLYSHYDVQPPGDEKLWLSPPFEPTPVEGGLRARGIADDKSNVIAHLGMLRAYEGRPPVGVKIVFEGQEEYGSPFDDYPPSDPERFACDAMVIADLGNLRPGTPTLTTGLRGASEVVVEVRTLQEPRHSGEFGGAAPDALLVLLNALSTLHDEHGDVAVAGLRREEWSGTTYTEDEFRDLAGVRDGVPLIGGGSLGERLWSGPAITVIGLDAPSVEHAASAVVPYARAKLNLRFHPRQDAKEAQSLLVEHLRGLRPFGVPLTVTPGDTGPGYEASTGGPAYRAALTALREAWGEDASYVATGGSIPLVNGLARAAPGAEVLLFGAQDSMCNLHAPNERVLFSELRNTVVALCAFVREYAADFRPGAAS; encoded by the coding sequence GTGGACACAGCAGCGAAGGTCGACGCGTTGATGGACGGCCTCCGCGCCGATCTGGAACGGCTCGCCGCCATCCCCTCCGTCGCGTTCCCGGGGTTCCCCGCCGAGCCGGTGCGGCAGGCCCACGACCTCCTCGTCGGAATGCTGCGCGACGTCGGGGTCGAGCGCGTCGAGCGGATCGACCTCCCCGACACGGCCCCCGTGATCTTCGCGGAGATCCCGCCGCCGAGCCCCGACGCGCCGACGGTCCTCCTCTACTCGCACTACGACGTGCAGCCGCCCGGCGACGAGAAGCTGTGGCTGTCACCGCCCTTCGAGCCGACCCCCGTCGAAGGAGGCCTGCGGGCGCGCGGTATCGCCGACGACAAGTCCAACGTGATCGCGCACCTGGGCATGCTGCGGGCCTACGAGGGGCGGCCACCGGTCGGCGTGAAGATCGTCTTCGAGGGCCAGGAGGAGTACGGCAGCCCCTTCGACGACTATCCGCCGAGCGACCCCGAACGATTCGCGTGCGACGCGATGGTCATCGCCGACCTGGGCAATCTCCGCCCCGGCACTCCCACCCTCACCACCGGTCTGCGCGGCGCGTCCGAGGTCGTCGTCGAGGTGCGCACCCTCCAGGAACCCCGGCACAGCGGGGAGTTCGGAGGAGCGGCGCCGGACGCCCTGCTCGTGCTGCTGAACGCGCTGTCCACGCTGCACGACGAGCACGGCGACGTGGCCGTGGCGGGGCTGCGGCGCGAGGAGTGGAGCGGGACGACGTACACCGAGGACGAGTTCCGCGACCTCGCGGGGGTGCGCGACGGCGTGCCGCTGATCGGCGGCGGGAGCCTCGGGGAGCGGCTGTGGAGCGGTCCCGCGATCACGGTGATCGGACTGGACGCGCCGAGTGTCGAGCACGCGGCGTCGGCCGTCGTGCCGTACGCCCGCGCCAAGCTCAACCTCCGCTTCCACCCGCGCCAGGACGCGAAGGAGGCGCAGAGTCTGCTGGTCGAGCATCTGCGCGGGCTGCGGCCGTTCGGCGTCCCGCTCACCGTCACTCCGGGCGACACCGGACCCGGCTACGAGGCGTCGACCGGCGGTCCCGCCTACCGGGCGGCGCTCACCGCGCTGCGCGAGGCCTGGGGCGAGGACGCGTCGTACGTGGCGACCGGCGGGTCCATCCCGCTGGTCAACGGGCTCGCGCGGGCCGCTCCGGGCGCCGAGGTGCTGCTGTTCGGCGCCCAGGACAGCATGTGCAACCTGCACGCCCCCAACGAACGCGTCCTCTTCTCGGAGCTGCGCAACACGGTCGTCGCCCTGTGCGCGTTCGTACGGGAGTACGCGGCGGACTTCCGGCCGGGAGCCGCCTCATGA
- a CDS encoding class I SAM-dependent methyltransferase — protein sequence MRIEKRQGYEGTGPGAITPDGCAVELYARLPVGSEPDIITAAVPPAARILELGCGVGRMTHPLLELGFAVTAVDESAEMLEHVRGARTVHSTIEDLDLGETFDVVMLASFLVHAGDLRVRRALLDTCARHVTGEGRVLIQREGLDWHSDVPRERVDPAGFVARILSADPVGDGVDSVRAEYAFPDATWTQTFLSRPLTRAAFEEALGEAGLRVDRYLTDDGMWVRAVKG from the coding sequence ATGAGGATCGAAAAGCGTCAGGGATACGAGGGCACGGGACCCGGGGCCATCACCCCGGACGGCTGCGCGGTCGAGCTCTACGCCCGGCTGCCCGTCGGGAGCGAGCCGGACATCATCACCGCGGCGGTGCCGCCGGCCGCGCGCATCCTCGAACTGGGCTGTGGCGTCGGACGGATGACCCACCCGCTGCTGGAGCTCGGGTTCGCGGTCACGGCGGTGGACGAGTCCGCCGAGATGCTGGAGCACGTCCGCGGCGCGCGCACCGTGCACAGCACCATCGAGGATCTCGACCTCGGCGAGACGTTCGACGTGGTGATGCTGGCGTCGTTCCTCGTCCATGCCGGGGACCTCCGGGTGCGGCGCGCCCTGCTGGACACCTGCGCCCGTCATGTCACCGGCGAGGGCCGCGTGTTGATCCAGCGTGAGGGCCTGGACTGGCACAGCGACGTCCCCCGCGAGCGCGTCGACCCGGCCGGCTTCGTCGCCCGCATCCTGTCCGCCGACCCGGTGGGCGACGGAGTGGACTCGGTGCGCGCCGAGTACGCGTTCCCGGACGCCACCTGGACCCAGACGTTCTTGTCCCGACCGTTGACCAGGGCCGCGTTCGAGGAGGCGCTGGGCGAGGCCGGCCTGAGAGTGGACCGGTACCTGACGGACGACGGGATGTGGGTGAGGGCCGTGAAGGGGTGA
- a CDS encoding GntR family transcriptional regulator, which translates to MTKIDPLGTGPERSGEAPAGAESARPPTGGEREPLGAVRERVLATLRQEIIAGRLRPGDRLVERELAERFGVSRVPVREAIRALVAEGFVLFETPRRTVVRRLTPTDVAELFELREALEVYAAGLAAARATPESLADLAALLDRAAVATHADDAEAVTDINTAFHDRILAMAGNSLLISVMEPVDGRLRWLTRQNEEWPQLLTEHRELYEAVASGDPERARAQALTHVQANYRSTVRHLFGEDA; encoded by the coding sequence ATGACGAAGATCGACCCCCTGGGCACGGGCCCGGAACGCTCCGGCGAGGCGCCCGCGGGTGCCGAGTCGGCGCGGCCCCCCACGGGCGGGGAGCGGGAGCCCCTCGGAGCCGTGCGCGAGCGGGTCCTGGCGACCCTGCGGCAGGAGATCATCGCCGGGCGGCTGCGTCCGGGCGACCGGCTGGTCGAGCGCGAACTGGCCGAGCGGTTCGGGGTCTCCCGGGTCCCGGTCCGCGAGGCGATCCGCGCGCTGGTCGCCGAGGGCTTCGTCCTCTTCGAGACCCCGCGCCGTACCGTGGTGCGCCGGCTCACCCCGACGGACGTCGCCGAACTCTTCGAGCTGCGCGAGGCGTTGGAGGTCTACGCGGCCGGCCTCGCGGCGGCACGGGCCACCCCCGAGTCGCTGGCCGACCTCGCGGCGTTGCTCGACCGCGCTGCCGTCGCGACCCACGCCGACGACGCGGAGGCCGTCACGGACATCAACACCGCGTTCCACGACCGGATTCTCGCGATGGCCGGCAACAGCCTGCTGATCTCCGTCATGGAACCCGTCGACGGCAGGCTGCGCTGGCTCACCCGGCAGAACGAGGAATGGCCCCAACTCCTCACCGAGCACCGCGAGCTGTACGAGGCCGTGGCGTCCGGCGACCCGGAACGGGCCCGCGCCCAGGCCCTCACCCACGTCCAGGCCAACTACCGCTCGACGGTGCGCCATCTGTTCGGCGAGGACGCCTGA
- a CDS encoding YfcC family protein translates to MSTPTETKPSDTEEPPHRRRFTFPSALTVLAIVTIAVWALAFLIPAGQYDRTPEGRPIQGTYHRVDSGQSFVDRLNDLFLSPVNGLYGILDEKTARVGPDFAGELYGSAGVFLFVLAIGAFITVVFATGALDRGIGLLAHRLRTRGALLIAGIMVVFSVLGTVEGFAEETLGFYGLIVPLMLALGYDRMVAVGTIILGAGIGVLCSTVNPFATGVASSAADISLGDGIVLRFVMWVVLTAVTVAYVIRYARRVQKRPERSITGFLPGDREHAADAAGEVPELTGLHKAVLATTVLVFAFMIFSVVPWSSALTGKADARPYGFELGWSFPELAALFLCAAVLVGVVARMGEQKLSATIIQGAADFISPALVIVLARGVTVIMNNSKITDTVLHSIEGVVQGTSSSLFAIIVFVVNLPLAFLIPSTSGHATLAMPILAPLADFAGVSRAVVVTAWQSASGWMNLWVPTTAVTIGGVALAKVGYDKYLRFVWPLLAILFLLICGFLAVGAAIT, encoded by the coding sequence ATGAGCACCCCCACCGAGACCAAGCCGTCGGACACCGAAGAGCCGCCGCACAGACGCAGGTTCACGTTCCCGAGCGCGCTGACCGTCCTCGCGATCGTCACGATCGCCGTGTGGGCGCTGGCGTTCCTGATCCCCGCCGGGCAGTACGACCGCACGCCCGAGGGCAGGCCGATCCAGGGCACCTACCACCGCGTCGACTCCGGCCAGAGCTTCGTCGACCGTCTCAACGACCTCTTCCTGTCACCCGTCAACGGCCTGTACGGCATCCTGGACGAGAAGACGGCGCGGGTCGGGCCCGATTTCGCCGGTGAACTGTACGGCAGCGCGGGCGTGTTCCTCTTCGTGCTCGCCATCGGGGCGTTCATCACCGTGGTGTTCGCGACCGGCGCGCTCGACCGGGGCATCGGTCTGCTCGCCCACCGGCTCAGGACGCGGGGAGCGTTGCTCATCGCGGGCATCATGGTGGTGTTCTCGGTGCTCGGCACGGTCGAGGGATTCGCCGAGGAGACCCTCGGGTTCTACGGCCTGATCGTGCCGTTGATGCTGGCGCTCGGCTACGACCGGATGGTCGCGGTCGGCACGATCATCCTCGGTGCCGGCATCGGCGTGCTGTGCTCGACGGTGAACCCCTTCGCGACGGGCGTCGCCTCGTCCGCCGCCGACATCTCGCTCGGCGACGGCATCGTGCTGCGGTTCGTGATGTGGGTCGTCCTGACGGCGGTCACCGTCGCCTACGTGATCCGGTACGCGCGGCGGGTGCAGAAGCGCCCCGAGCGGTCGATCACCGGCTTCCTGCCGGGGGACCGCGAGCACGCGGCGGACGCGGCCGGTGAGGTGCCCGAACTGACCGGCCTGCACAAGGCGGTCCTCGCCACCACGGTGCTGGTCTTCGCCTTCATGATCTTCTCGGTCGTGCCGTGGTCCAGCGCGCTCACCGGCAAGGCGGACGCGCGCCCCTACGGATTCGAGCTCGGCTGGTCCTTCCCCGAGCTGGCCGCGCTGTTCCTGTGCGCGGCCGTGCTGGTCGGGGTGGTGGCGCGGATGGGAGAGCAGAAGCTCAGCGCGACGATCATCCAGGGCGCCGCGGACTTCATCTCACCCGCGCTGGTGATCGTGCTGGCGCGTGGGGTCACCGTGATCATGAACAACTCGAAGATCACGGACACGGTGCTGCACTCCATCGAGGGGGTCGTGCAGGGCACCTCCTCCAGCCTGTTCGCGATCATCGTGTTCGTCGTGAACCTGCCGCTCGCCTTCCTCATCCCCTCGACCTCCGGCCACGCGACCCTCGCCATGCCGATCCTCGCCCCGCTCGCCGACTTCGCGGGCGTCTCCCGCGCCGTCGTCGTCACCGCCTGGCAGTCCGCCAGCGGCTGGATGAACCTCTGGGTCCCCACCACCGCCGTCACCATCGGCGGCGTCGCCCTCGCCAAGGTCGGCTACGACAAGTACCTCCGCTTCGTCTGGCCCCTCCTCGCCATTCTCTTCCTGCTGATCTGCGGCTTCCTGGCCGTGGGGGCGGCGATCACCTAG
- a CDS encoding DoxX family protein: MSETTLPAATSAPAAATPRSRRARIALTALQVVLGLFYAIASALPKLIAHPSAVESFDKLGWGHTGMYIIGALELAGGIALMVPLLDSVAAVALMALMAGAFIVNVVVDGPYPATPLILMLPLALIAWARRGHTTELLHLVRRRVGQRA; this comes from the coding sequence GTGTCCGAGACCACCCTCCCCGCCGCCACCTCCGCCCCGGCCGCCGCCACCCCGCGCTCCCGCCGCGCCCGCATCGCCCTGACTGCCCTGCAGGTGGTGCTCGGTCTCTTCTACGCGATCGCCAGCGCCCTGCCCAAGCTGATCGCCCACCCCTCGGCGGTCGAGTCGTTCGACAAGCTCGGCTGGGGCCACACGGGCATGTACATCATCGGGGCGCTCGAACTCGCCGGTGGTATCGCCCTGATGGTCCCGCTCCTGGACTCGGTGGCGGCGGTGGCCCTCATGGCGCTGATGGCCGGCGCCTTCATCGTCAACGTCGTCGTCGACGGCCCGTACCCGGCGACCCCGCTCATCCTGATGCTGCCGCTCGCCCTGATCGCCTGGGCCCGGCGCGGCCACACGACCGAGCTGCTCCACCTGGTCCGACGACGGGTGGGACAGCGCGCGTGA
- a CDS encoding acyltransferase domain-containing protein yields the protein MLLKELRADARLAEWLKDLEREGPPREAVPLPDADELPEVLLDLSVPHEHINELVSLRGQLAADPEAMTLLARCVTRFVRDMGEIGTAWEPPVLPASTGALGRCFPLFVFVATLPYVRAHHRERGIPEDVSRRTLADLGRHVSVHHRRAGGPGLLFPWWIALHFHGELFQLGRLQFQRAVLGQRTGRAVVAAGLGAGPGDVCLSLHITDFRGPLSPAACDRSLTLARAFFARHYPEERHEIATCHSWLLDPQLKRYLPAASNIIRFQDRFAVESEETGADDGVPVGFVFGDPDLPVDTLPRRSSVERAVGDHLRAGGHWYGGSGWFAL from the coding sequence GTGCTGCTGAAGGAGCTGCGGGCGGACGCGAGGCTGGCCGAGTGGCTGAAGGACCTGGAGCGTGAGGGTCCGCCCCGGGAGGCGGTGCCGCTCCCGGACGCCGACGAGCTGCCCGAGGTCCTGCTCGACCTGTCCGTGCCGCACGAACACATCAACGAACTTGTCTCCCTCCGAGGGCAGTTGGCCGCCGACCCGGAGGCCATGACGCTCCTCGCGCGGTGCGTCACCCGTTTCGTCCGCGACATGGGGGAGATCGGCACGGCCTGGGAGCCGCCCGTTCTCCCGGCGTCCACCGGGGCCCTCGGCCGCTGCTTCCCCCTGTTCGTCTTCGTCGCCACCCTCCCGTACGTCCGCGCGCACCACCGGGAGCGCGGCATCCCGGAGGACGTGTCCCGGCGCACCCTCGCCGACCTGGGCCGGCACGTCTCCGTGCACCACCGGCGCGCGGGCGGCCCCGGACTGCTGTTCCCCTGGTGGATAGCCCTGCACTTCCACGGCGAACTGTTCCAGCTGGGCCGGCTCCAGTTCCAGCGGGCGGTGCTGGGGCAGCGCACCGGCCGTGCCGTCGTGGCGGCGGGCCTCGGAGCGGGCCCCGGCGACGTCTGCCTCAGCCTTCACATCACCGACTTCCGCGGCCCGCTCTCCCCGGCCGCCTGCGACCGCTCGCTCACCCTGGCCCGCGCGTTCTTCGCCCGCCACTACCCCGAAGAGCGCCACGAGATCGCCACCTGCCACTCCTGGCTGCTCGACCCGCAGCTCAAGCGGTATCTGCCGGCCGCATCCAACATCATCCGCTTCCAGGACCGCTTCGCCGTCGAGTCCGAGGAGACCGGCGCGGACGACGGGGTGCCGGTCGGATTCGTCTTCGGCGACCCGGATCTGCCCGTCGACACGCTGCCGCGGCGCAGCAGCGTCGAGCGCGCGGTGGGGGACCATCTGCGCGCGGGCGGCCACTGGTACGGGGGAAGCGGCTGGTTCGCGCTGTAG
- a CDS encoding RNA-binding S4 domain-containing protein encodes MRDGVRDGDTVGPDPDAGPPSDRPADSAADSAAAAKAAAVIAAAGAGPAAGQSVRIDAWIWSVRLVKTRAVAATACRGGHVRVNGERVKPAYGVRVGDEVRLRHEGRERVVVVKRVIRKRVGPPVAVECYVDNSPPPPPREAVAPAGIRDRGAGRPTKRDRRDMERLRGMEAGSSGPVKSSGPATGAGGPTGSAGASRRSSGRRPSES; translated from the coding sequence GTGCGTGACGGCGTACGCGACGGGGACACCGTCGGCCCGGATCCTGACGCCGGTCCCCCGTCCGACCGCCCCGCCGATTCGGCTGCCGATTCCGCTGCGGCCGCGAAGGCCGCCGCCGTGATCGCCGCCGCGGGTGCGGGTCCCGCCGCGGGCCAGAGTGTGCGGATCGACGCCTGGATCTGGTCCGTCCGGCTCGTCAAGACGCGCGCGGTGGCCGCCACCGCCTGCCGCGGCGGTCATGTGCGGGTCAACGGTGAACGCGTCAAACCCGCGTACGGCGTGCGCGTCGGCGACGAGGTCAGACTGCGCCACGAGGGCCGTGAACGGGTCGTCGTCGTGAAGCGCGTGATCCGCAAACGGGTCGGGCCGCCCGTCGCCGTCGAGTGCTACGTCGACAACAGCCCGCCGCCCCCGCCGCGCGAGGCCGTGGCCCCGGCCGGTATCAGGGACCGGGGAGCGGGCCGCCCGACGAAGCGGGACCGTCGCGACATGGAACGCCTGCGGGGCATGGAGGCCGGCTCGTCCGGGCCCGTCAAGTCCTCCGGCCCCGCCACGGGAGCGGGCGGTCCCACGGGATCCGCGGGAGCGTCCCGCCGTTCCTCCGGCCGCCGCCCGTCCGAATCGTAG